Proteins from a genomic interval of Microbacterium imperiale:
- a CDS encoding ANTAR domain-containing response regulator, producing the protein MTEQEEAPTSAAPAPRRVVVAEDESLIRLDIVEILRDNGYDVVGEAGDGETAVQLATELRPDLVIMDVKMPVLDGISAAERLGKAHIAPVVLLTAFSQKELVERATEAGALAYVVKPFTPNDLLPAIEIALARYEQIITLEAEVADMVERFETRKLVDRAKGLLNEKMGLSEPEAFRWIQKASMDRRLTMQDVAKAIIEQLAPKK; encoded by the coding sequence GTGACAGAGCAAGAAGAGGCCCCCACGTCGGCCGCACCCGCACCTCGTCGGGTCGTCGTGGCCGAGGACGAATCGCTGATCCGACTCGACATCGTCGAGATCCTCCGCGACAACGGCTATGACGTCGTCGGCGAGGCCGGAGACGGTGAGACCGCCGTTCAGCTCGCGACCGAGCTCCGTCCCGACCTTGTGATCATGGACGTGAAGATGCCCGTCCTCGACGGCATCTCGGCGGCTGAGCGGCTTGGCAAGGCGCACATCGCGCCGGTCGTCCTGCTCACCGCGTTCAGCCAGAAGGAACTCGTCGAGCGCGCGACCGAGGCGGGCGCCCTGGCGTACGTCGTCAAGCCGTTCACGCCGAACGACCTCCTGCCCGCGATCGAGATCGCGCTGGCTCGCTACGAGCAGATCATCACGCTCGAGGCCGAGGTCGCCGACATGGTCGAGCGCTTCGAGACCCGCAAGCTCGTCGACCGGGCCAAGGGCCTGCTCAACGAGAAGATGGGGCTCAGCGAGCCCGAGGCGTTCCGCTGGATCCAGAAGGCGTCGATGGATCGCCGCCTGACGATGCAGGATGTCGCCAAGGCGATCATCGAGCAGCTCGCACCCAAGAAGTAA
- the pyk gene encoding pyruvate kinase, whose amino-acid sequence MRRAKIVATLGPATASYEMVRAIIDAGVDVTRFNLSHGDYSEHEVRWANVRKAADDAGRPVAILVDLQGPKIRLGKFENGPHHLAVGDIFKITTEDILGTKEIVSTTFKGLPGDVTPGDFLLIDDGKVRVEVVSVDGPVVTTKVIVAGPVSNNKGINLPGVAVSVPALSEKDESDLRWGLQQGADLIALSFVRDAADVTRVHEIMAEEGRKVPVIAKIEKPQAVENLEGIIDAFDGIMVARGDLGVELPLEAVPIVQKKAVALCRRMAKPVIVATQMLESMIENPVPTRAETSDVANAVLDGADAVMLSGETSVGKYPVGVVETMARIVDSTETHGLDRIAPLTAKPRTQGGAITLAAMEVAQFIEAKFLCMFTESGDTARRMSRLRPEIPMIAFATDPAIRRRMALTWGIRSSLVEEVAHTDLMYHQVDDYFLSNGLAEVGDKVVVISGSPPGIQGSTNDIRIHKIGDAVNGRAPIYQAIQ is encoded by the coding sequence GTGAGACGCGCCAAGATCGTCGCCACCCTGGGACCGGCCACAGCCAGCTACGAGATGGTGCGAGCCATCATCGACGCCGGCGTGGACGTGACCCGATTCAACCTCAGCCACGGAGACTATTCGGAGCACGAGGTCCGCTGGGCCAACGTGCGCAAGGCGGCCGACGACGCGGGGCGCCCCGTCGCCATCCTCGTCGACCTGCAGGGACCGAAGATCCGGCTCGGCAAGTTCGAGAACGGCCCGCACCACCTCGCGGTGGGCGACATCTTCAAGATCACGACGGAAGACATCCTGGGCACCAAGGAGATCGTCTCGACGACCTTCAAGGGCCTTCCCGGCGACGTCACGCCGGGTGACTTCCTGCTGATCGACGACGGCAAGGTCCGCGTCGAGGTCGTCTCGGTCGACGGTCCGGTCGTGACCACCAAGGTGATCGTGGCCGGTCCCGTGTCGAACAACAAGGGAATCAACCTGCCGGGTGTCGCGGTGAGCGTGCCGGCGCTGTCCGAGAAGGACGAGTCCGACCTGCGCTGGGGGCTGCAGCAGGGCGCCGACCTCATCGCGCTGTCGTTCGTCCGCGACGCGGCCGATGTCACGCGCGTGCACGAGATCATGGCGGAGGAGGGCCGCAAGGTCCCCGTCATCGCCAAGATCGAGAAGCCGCAGGCTGTCGAGAACCTCGAGGGCATCATCGACGCCTTCGACGGCATCATGGTCGCCCGCGGCGACCTCGGCGTCGAGCTGCCGCTCGAAGCGGTGCCGATCGTCCAGAAGAAGGCCGTGGCGCTGTGCCGTCGCATGGCCAAGCCCGTCATCGTCGCGACGCAGATGCTCGAGTCGATGATCGAGAACCCGGTCCCCACCCGCGCCGAGACCAGCGACGTCGCCAACGCCGTCCTCGACGGTGCAGACGCCGTGATGCTCTCGGGCGAGACGAGCGTGGGCAAGTACCCCGTGGGCGTCGTCGAGACGATGGCCCGCATCGTCGACTCGACCGAGACGCATGGTCTCGACCGCATCGCCCCGCTGACGGCGAAGCCGCGCACGCAGGGCGGTGCCATCACGCTCGCCGCGATGGAGGTCGCCCAGTTCATCGAGGCGAAGTTCCTGTGCATGTTCACGGAGTCGGGTGACACCGCGCGCCGTATGTCGCGCCTGCGCCCCGAGATCCCGATGATCGCCTTCGCGACCGACCCGGCCATCCGACGTCGCATGGCGCTGACGTGGGGCATCCGCTCGAGCCTGGTCGAAGAGGTGGCGCACACCGATCTGATGTACCACCAGGTCGACGACTACTTCCTGTCGAACGGCCTCGCCGAGGTCGGCGACAAGGTCGTGGTCATCTCCGGATCCCCTCCCGGAATCCAGGGCTCGACGAACGACATCCGCATCCACAAGATCGGCGACGCCGTCAACGGCCGCGCGCCGATCTACCAGGCGATCCAGTAA
- a CDS encoding LLM class flavin-dependent oxidoreductase, protein MTANSVQFGLDTFGDVTIDADGSLLSDAQTIRNVVDQAVLADEVGLHFFGVGEHHRREFAVSSPEIVLAAAASRTRDIHLGTAVTVLSSDDPVRVYERFATLDAVSNGRAEIILGRGSFTESFPLFGFDLADYEILFEERLDLFGRLRTEQPVTWQGKTRPALTNADVFPKTENGLRAWVGVGGSPESVLRTAHHGYGLMLAIIGGGAARFRPYVDLFHRTRDAMGAERLPVGVHSPGHVADSDEQAWEEVFPAMKVNRDAIGAERGWPPYSRLQFQHDLGPDGAVYAGSPETVAKKIAETVRTLGLDRFDLKFSHGTLGHEPMMRSIELYGTRVVPLVREMLGDA, encoded by the coding sequence ATGACCGCGAACTCCGTCCAATTCGGCCTCGACACGTTCGGCGACGTCACGATCGACGCCGACGGCTCGCTCCTGTCGGACGCCCAGACCATCCGCAATGTCGTCGACCAGGCGGTGCTCGCCGACGAGGTCGGTCTGCACTTCTTCGGCGTGGGGGAGCATCACCGCCGGGAGTTCGCGGTGTCGAGCCCCGAGATCGTTCTCGCGGCGGCGGCCTCGCGCACCCGCGACATCCATCTCGGCACCGCCGTGACGGTGCTCTCGAGCGACGATCCCGTCCGCGTGTACGAGCGGTTCGCGACCCTCGACGCGGTCTCGAACGGACGCGCCGAGATCATCCTCGGACGCGGTTCGTTCACGGAGTCCTTCCCGCTCTTCGGCTTCGATCTCGCCGACTACGAGATCCTCTTCGAGGAGCGCCTCGACCTCTTCGGTCGCCTGCGCACCGAACAGCCCGTGACCTGGCAGGGCAAGACCCGTCCGGCGCTGACGAACGCCGACGTCTTCCCGAAGACCGAGAACGGCCTGCGTGCATGGGTCGGTGTGGGCGGGTCGCCCGAATCGGTGCTGCGCACCGCGCATCACGGTTACGGCCTCATGCTGGCGATCATCGGCGGCGGCGCGGCCCGCTTCCGGCCCTATGTCGACCTCTTTCACCGCACACGCGACGCGATGGGCGCGGAGCGGCTGCCCGTGGGCGTCCACTCGCCGGGGCACGTCGCCGATTCCGACGAGCAGGCCTGGGAAGAGGTCTTCCCGGCGATGAAGGTCAACCGCGACGCGATCGGCGCCGAGCGCGGGTGGCCGCCCTACTCGCGGCTGCAGTTCCAGCACGATCTCGGGCCCGATGGCGCCGTCTACGCCGGATCGCCCGAGACGGTCGCGAAGAAGATCGCCGAGACCGTCCGGACGCTCGGTCTCGACCGCTTCGACCTGAAGTTCTCGCACGGCACGCTCGGCCACGAGCCGATGATGCGCTCGATCGAGCTCTACGGCACGCGCGTCGTTCCGCTGGTGCGCGAGATGCTCGGCGACGCCTGA
- a CDS encoding hotdog fold thioesterase: protein MPENIDADAGLDWARARGKGALAERMGIDFVEFTTERCVATMPVEGNTQPAGLLHGGAYVVLGESLGSMAANMHAGPGRLAVGVDINATHTRSATSGVVTGTCVPLHLGRSMTVHEIVVTDEQGRRCSTIRITNVIKDSPGAS from the coding sequence ATGCCCGAGAACATCGATGCCGACGCCGGACTGGACTGGGCCCGTGCCCGCGGCAAGGGTGCACTGGCCGAGCGCATGGGGATCGACTTCGTCGAGTTCACGACCGAGCGCTGCGTGGCGACGATGCCGGTGGAGGGAAACACCCAGCCGGCCGGCCTCCTGCACGGGGGCGCGTACGTCGTGCTCGGCGAGTCGCTCGGCTCCATGGCCGCGAACATGCACGCCGGACCCGGTCGCCTCGCCGTCGGGGTCGACATCAACGCCACGCACACGCGTTCCGCGACCTCTGGCGTCGTCACCGGAACCTGCGTGCCGCTGCACCTCGGCCGGTCGATGACCGTGCACGAGATCGTCGTCACGGACGAGCAGGGGCGACGGTGCTCGACGATCCGCATCACGAACGTGATCAAGGACTCCCCCGGCGCGTCCTGA
- a CDS encoding DUF885 domain-containing protein: MTEAQRTPTPIDTIADAWVDTLAELSPGLATYIGRFEHNGRLDDYSPAGTARMLEAARATLSALEAAEPVDDVDTVTQADLAGDLRLQIELAEAGAHLRDVNVIASPAQEIRSTFDLMPTDTVDDWAVIATRLGAVPAAIEGYIQTLREGISRGIVPARRQVAEVATQIARYTADTGFFATFAAEAAPAEGGLPASLARELSDNANAARVAYDGLAAFFTAELLPEASDTDAVGRELYALHSRRFLGATVDLDETYEWGLQELARMVAEQEAIANEILPGATVEEAVAFLEQDASRKLHGTDALQKWMQETSDRAVEELGRTHFDIPEPIRTLECMIAPTNEGGIYYTGPTDDFSRPGRMWWSVPEGVDSFDTWRELTTVYHEGVPGHHLQIAQSVYNRAELNSWRRLLAGSSGHAEGWALYAERLMEQLGYLDDPADRLGMLDGQRMRAARVVLDIGVHLGKQRPDGEGVWDADYALAFMQRNVNMPDEFIRFEVNRYLGWPGQAPSYKVGQRIWEQIRDDYAARAGDDFDIKAFHMTALRLGGVGLDTLRMALTTD, from the coding sequence ATGACCGAAGCACAGCGCACCCCCACGCCGATCGACACGATCGCCGACGCGTGGGTCGACACCCTTGCCGAGCTCTCGCCCGGGCTCGCGACGTACATCGGCCGGTTCGAGCACAACGGTCGTCTCGACGACTACTCGCCCGCCGGAACGGCACGAATGCTCGAGGCGGCGCGCGCGACGCTCTCCGCTCTCGAAGCGGCCGAGCCCGTCGATGACGTCGACACCGTCACGCAGGCCGATCTGGCGGGTGATCTGCGTCTGCAGATCGAGCTCGCCGAGGCCGGCGCCCACCTGCGCGACGTGAACGTGATCGCGTCGCCCGCGCAGGAGATCCGCAGCACCTTCGACCTCATGCCCACCGACACGGTCGACGACTGGGCCGTCATCGCCACGCGGCTCGGAGCGGTTCCCGCGGCGATCGAGGGCTACATCCAGACGCTGCGCGAGGGCATCTCGCGCGGGATCGTGCCCGCACGCCGACAGGTCGCCGAGGTCGCGACGCAGATCGCCCGGTACACGGCGGACACGGGCTTCTTCGCGACGTTCGCCGCCGAAGCCGCGCCGGCTGAGGGCGGGCTGCCTGCGTCGCTGGCCCGGGAACTGTCCGACAACGCCAACGCGGCGCGTGTGGCCTACGACGGGTTGGCGGCCTTCTTCACCGCCGAGCTGCTGCCCGAGGCATCCGACACCGACGCCGTCGGACGCGAGCTGTACGCGCTGCACTCGCGCCGCTTCCTCGGTGCCACCGTCGACCTCGACGAGACCTACGAGTGGGGGCTGCAGGAGCTCGCACGCATGGTCGCCGAGCAGGAGGCGATCGCCAACGAGATCCTTCCCGGCGCGACGGTCGAGGAGGCGGTCGCCTTCCTCGAGCAGGATGCTTCGCGCAAGCTGCACGGCACCGATGCGCTGCAGAAGTGGATGCAGGAGACGAGTGACCGCGCCGTCGAGGAGCTCGGGCGCACGCACTTCGACATCCCCGAGCCGATCCGCACGCTCGAGTGCATGATCGCCCCGACCAACGAGGGCGGCATCTACTACACGGGTCCGACCGACGACTTCTCCCGTCCCGGCCGCATGTGGTGGTCGGTGCCCGAGGGCGTGGACTCGTTCGACACGTGGCGTGAGCTCACGACGGTCTATCACGAGGGTGTGCCCGGGCATCACCTTCAGATCGCGCAGTCGGTGTACAACCGCGCGGAGCTGAACTCGTGGCGGCGTCTGCTGGCCGGATCCAGCGGCCACGCCGAGGGCTGGGCCCTCTACGCGGAGCGCCTGATGGAACAGCTCGGCTACCTCGACGACCCCGCCGACCGCCTCGGCATGCTCGATGGCCAGCGGATGCGGGCGGCGCGCGTCGTCCTCGACATCGGGGTGCACCTGGGCAAGCAGCGTCCGGACGGCGAGGGCGTCTGGGATGCCGACTACGCGCTGGCCTTCATGCAGCGCAACGTCAACATGCCCGACGAGTTCATTCGGTTCGAGGTCAACCGCTACCTCGGCTGGCCGGGTCAGGCGCCGTCGTACAAGGTCGGCCAGCGCATCTGGGAGCAGATCCGGGACGACTACGCCGCTCGCGCAGGCGACGACTTCGACATCAAGGCGTTCCACATGACGGCGCTGCGGCTGGGCGGCGTGGGGCTCGACACCCTGCGCATGGCGCTCACCACGGACTGA
- the polA gene encoding DNA polymerase I — protein MTDSAKPTLLVVDGHSLAYRAFFALPVDNFTTKDGQHTNGIYGFLSMFVNLIKAEKPTHLAVAFDTSRQSFRTREYSEYKANRSESPAEFKGQIPLLQECLEAMNVTVLTKEDVEADDILATLATQAAAEGFDVLVCSGDRDTIQLVTDDVTLLYPSVQGVSQLKRYTPEAVIEKYGLPPENYPDIAALVGETSDNLPGVPKVGEKTAVKWLTQWGTLDALIENADKIGGVVGGNLREHLDDVRRNRSLNRLLRDVELEQTPADLAVKPIDAEAVRDIFARLEFRTLLPRVFEAAGADPAMAVEATAPAVPAPVAAEPDAAALAAWAEAQEGDVGVTVMVAGGFPQRIGLAARDAAVEATWDDAVAEALRPWLESDAPKVIADAKIQVKALRRADVRVGGLTCDPILAGWLLRPSFPDKTLADLVHRYLDEKLPEADPSQLVPETEGATPGQLSWFALRVADAVRAELPAPVASVLTDIELPTLDTLADMELAGVAVSHDKLSTFSSELGARADDIARRAYETIGREVNLGSPKQLQEVLFEHLELPKTRKTKTGYSTDAAVLADLQESNPHPFLELLLQHREATKLRQIIESLDTAIAADDRIHTTYVQTGSQTGRLSSTDPNLQNIPIRNEESRRIRAAFEVGEGYETLLTADYSQIEMRIMAHLSEDPGLIEAFVSGEDLHRFVGARVFGVEPADVTPAMRTKVKAMSYGLVYGLSAFGLSKQLRIEQSEAKQLMLEYFSRFGAVRDYLRSSVEQARIDGYTETIFGRRRPFPDLSSPNRVLRENAERAALNAPIQGSAADIMKIALFRIDREFRSEGLRSRVLLQIHDELVVEVAAGEWDAAEQIVRQRMGDAADLTVPLEVQIGRGGDWDVAGH, from the coding sequence GTGACGGACTCCGCAAAGCCTACCCTTCTCGTCGTCGACGGCCACTCGCTGGCCTACCGGGCGTTCTTCGCCCTGCCGGTCGACAACTTCACGACCAAGGACGGGCAGCACACGAACGGCATCTACGGATTCCTGTCGATGTTCGTCAACCTGATCAAGGCCGAGAAGCCGACGCACCTCGCGGTCGCCTTCGACACGTCGCGTCAGTCGTTCCGCACACGCGAGTACAGCGAGTACAAGGCGAACCGGTCCGAGTCGCCGGCCGAGTTCAAGGGGCAGATCCCGCTGCTGCAGGAATGCCTCGAGGCGATGAACGTCACGGTGCTGACGAAGGAGGACGTCGAGGCCGACGACATCCTCGCGACCCTCGCGACCCAGGCCGCGGCCGAGGGCTTCGACGTGCTCGTGTGCTCCGGCGATCGCGACACGATCCAGCTCGTCACCGACGACGTCACCCTGCTGTACCCGAGCGTCCAGGGCGTCTCCCAGCTCAAGCGCTACACCCCCGAGGCGGTCATCGAGAAGTACGGCCTGCCTCCGGAGAACTATCCTGACATCGCGGCTCTGGTCGGTGAGACCAGCGACAACCTGCCCGGTGTGCCGAAGGTCGGCGAGAAGACCGCGGTGAAGTGGCTCACGCAATGGGGCACGCTCGACGCCCTCATCGAGAACGCCGACAAGATCGGCGGCGTCGTCGGCGGCAATCTGCGTGAGCACCTCGACGACGTGCGGCGCAACCGGTCGCTGAACCGGTTGCTGCGCGACGTCGAGCTCGAGCAGACGCCCGCCGACCTCGCGGTGAAGCCGATCGACGCCGAGGCCGTGCGCGACATCTTCGCGCGTCTCGAGTTCCGCACGCTGCTTCCCCGGGTGTTCGAGGCCGCTGGCGCCGATCCGGCGATGGCGGTCGAGGCAACGGCACCGGCGGTGCCGGCGCCGGTCGCGGCCGAGCCGGATGCCGCGGCGCTGGCGGCTTGGGCCGAGGCGCAGGAGGGCGACGTCGGGGTCACCGTCATGGTCGCCGGCGGCTTCCCCCAGCGGATCGGCCTCGCCGCACGCGATGCCGCCGTCGAGGCGACGTGGGACGACGCCGTCGCCGAGGCGCTGCGTCCGTGGCTCGAGTCCGACGCGCCCAAGGTGATCGCCGACGCGAAGATCCAGGTCAAGGCGCTGCGCCGCGCGGACGTCCGGGTCGGGGGCCTCACCTGCGACCCGATCCTCGCGGGCTGGCTGCTGCGCCCGAGCTTCCCCGACAAGACGCTTGCCGACCTGGTGCACCGCTACCTTGACGAGAAGCTGCCCGAGGCCGACCCCTCGCAGCTCGTGCCCGAGACCGAGGGGGCGACCCCGGGGCAGCTCTCGTGGTTCGCGCTGCGCGTCGCCGATGCCGTGCGCGCCGAGCTGCCCGCGCCCGTCGCCTCGGTGCTCACCGACATCGAGCTGCCCACGCTCGACACCCTCGCCGACATGGAGCTCGCGGGCGTCGCCGTCTCGCACGACAAGCTGTCGACGTTCTCGAGCGAGCTCGGGGCCCGTGCCGACGACATCGCCCGTCGCGCGTACGAGACGATCGGACGCGAGGTGAACCTCGGCTCGCCCAAGCAGCTGCAGGAGGTCCTGTTCGAGCACTTGGAGCTTCCGAAGACCCGCAAGACGAAAACCGGCTACTCGACGGATGCCGCTGTGCTGGCCGACCTGCAGGAGTCCAACCCGCATCCCTTCCTCGAGCTGCTGCTGCAGCACCGCGAGGCGACCAAGCTGCGTCAGATCATCGAGTCCCTCGACACGGCGATCGCGGCCGACGACCGCATTCACACGACCTATGTGCAGACGGGCAGCCAGACCGGGCGCCTGTCGAGCACCGACCCCAACCTGCAGAACATCCCGATCCGCAACGAGGAGAGTCGGCGCATCCGCGCCGCCTTCGAGGTGGGGGAGGGCTACGAGACGCTCCTGACCGCGGACTACTCGCAGATCGAGATGCGCATCATGGCGCACTTGTCCGAAGACCCGGGTCTCATCGAGGCCTTCGTCTCGGGCGAAGACCTGCACCGGTTCGTCGGCGCCCGCGTGTTCGGGGTCGAGCCCGCCGACGTCACCCCCGCGATGCGCACGAAGGTGAAGGCGATGTCGTACGGCCTGGTCTACGGGCTGTCGGCCTTCGGGCTCTCGAAGCAGCTGCGGATCGAGCAGTCCGAGGCGAAGCAGCTCATGCTCGAGTACTTCTCGCGCTTCGGCGCGGTGCGCGACTACCTCCGCTCGAGCGTCGAGCAGGCCCGCATCGACGGCTACACCGAGACGATCTTCGGGCGTCGACGCCCGTTCCCCGACCTCTCGAGCCCCAACCGCGTCCTGCGCGAGAACGCCGAGCGCGCCGCCCTCAACGCCCCGATCCAGGGCAGCGCCGCCGACATCATGAAGATCGCCCTGTTCCGCATCGACCGCGAGTTCCGGTCGGAAGGGCTGCGCTCGCGCGTGCTTCTGCAGATCCATGACGAGCTCGTCGTCGAGGTGGCTGCGGGGGAGTGGGATGCCGCCGAGCAGATCGTCCGGCAGCGCATGGGCGACGCAGCCGATCTCACCGTTCCGCTCGAAGTGCAGATCGGCCGCGGCGGGGACTGGGACGTCGCCGGTCACTGA
- a CDS encoding MFS transporter, producing the protein MTDTATPSVARRLDALPFGRRHLKVLTGSGLGWALDAMDVGLISFIITALIAEWSLETSQASWIASAGFAGMAIGASLGGLLADRFGRRSVFAVTLLVYGLATGASAAVGGLAVLLVLRFVVGLGLGAELPVASTYVSEFAPARIRGRVIVILEAFWAVGWTASALIGYFVIPQVDEGWRWAFLIGAIPAAYALVVRWGLPESARWLERRGRHAEADAVVREFEAASPDAASGVASPGAADPAPTENAAPAPVTAGRGRIGALWSGEFRARTACLWLVWFCVNFSYYGAFIWIPTILYTQGYDLVRSFGFTLIITLAQLPGYAVAAWLIEVWGRRATLSVFLVGSAVAAVVFGTASTEGVIIGAGMALSFFNLGAWGALYAVTPEMYPTSMRGTGAGWAAGVGRIASILAPLSVPPLLLWGGAPVLFVVFAIFFAVAAAGAWGLADRKGMALDER; encoded by the coding sequence ATGACCGATACCGCGACGCCCTCGGTGGCGCGCCGCCTCGACGCCCTTCCGTTCGGACGGCGTCACCTGAAGGTCCTCACCGGCTCCGGGCTGGGGTGGGCGCTCGACGCCATGGACGTCGGACTGATCTCGTTCATCATCACCGCGCTCATCGCGGAGTGGTCGCTCGAGACGTCGCAGGCCTCGTGGATCGCCTCGGCGGGCTTCGCCGGGATGGCGATCGGCGCGAGTCTCGGCGGCCTGCTCGCGGATCGCTTCGGACGCCGGTCGGTGTTCGCGGTCACGCTGCTGGTCTACGGGCTCGCCACCGGCGCGAGCGCGGCTGTCGGCGGGCTCGCCGTGCTCCTCGTCCTGCGTTTCGTCGTCGGACTCGGGCTCGGGGCGGAGCTCCCCGTCGCGAGCACCTACGTCAGCGAGTTCGCGCCCGCCCGTATCCGCGGACGGGTGATCGTGATCCTCGAGGCGTTCTGGGCCGTCGGATGGACGGCATCCGCCCTCATCGGCTACTTCGTCATCCCGCAGGTCGATGAGGGGTGGCGGTGGGCGTTCCTCATCGGTGCCATCCCCGCGGCTTACGCCCTCGTCGTGCGCTGGGGGCTGCCCGAGTCGGCTCGGTGGCTCGAGCGGCGCGGGCGTCACGCCGAGGCCGACGCCGTCGTGCGCGAGTTCGAGGCCGCCTCACCGGATGCCGCGTCGGGCGTCGCCTCGCCGGGCGCCGCCGACCCCGCGCCCACTGAAAACGCCGCGCCTGCCCCGGTCACCGCCGGGCGCGGCCGCATCGGCGCGCTCTGGAGCGGGGAGTTCCGCGCGCGGACGGCCTGCCTCTGGCTGGTGTGGTTCTGCGTCAACTTCTCGTACTACGGCGCATTCATCTGGATCCCGACGATCCTCTACACCCAGGGCTACGACCTCGTCCGCTCGTTCGGGTTCACGCTCATCATCACCCTCGCGCAGCTGCCCGGCTACGCCGTCGCGGCCTGGTTGATCGAGGTGTGGGGGCGGCGCGCGACCCTGTCGGTGTTCCTCGTGGGCTCGGCCGTCGCGGCCGTGGTGTTCGGCACCGCGAGCACCGAGGGCGTCATCATCGGCGCCGGCATGGCGCTGTCGTTCTTCAACCTCGGTGCATGGGGCGCGCTGTACGCCGTCACTCCCGAGATGTACCCGACGTCGATGCGCGGCACCGGAGCCGGCTGGGCCGCCGGTGTGGGCCGCATCGCCTCGATCCTCGCGCCGCTGTCCGTCCCGCCGCTTCTGCTCTGGGGCGGTGCGCCGGTGCTTTTCGTCGTGTTCGCGATCTTCTTCGCTGTCGCGGCCGCGGGAGCTTGGGGCCTCGCCGACCGAAAGGGGATGGCACTCGATGAGCGCTGA
- a CDS encoding glutamate synthase subunit beta codes for MADPKGFLKTTERELPKRRPVPVRIMDWREVYEPGDSAVLRRQAGRCMDCGVPFCHQGCPLGNLIPEWNDLMWRGEGRSAIERLHATNNFPEFTGRLCPAPCESSCVLGINQPPVTIKQIEVSTIDEAFANGWVEAEPPGRLTGKTVAVVGSGPAGLAAAQQLTRAGHTVAVYERDDRIGGLLRYGIPDFKMEKRHIEARLRQMQDEGTRFRAGVEIGKDISWDALRARYDAVVVATGATLPRDLAIPGRDLAGVHFAMEYLVESNKAVAGDQVANQIHAEGKHVVVIGGGDTGADCIGTAHRQGALSVTNLAIGKQPPSDRPEHQPWPMMPTIFEVASAHEEGGERSYLASTVEFLSNEAGEVRALRVAETEFVDGRRVAKSGTEREIPADLVLIAMGFTGPERSELEAQLGTVFTDRGNVDRADDYQTTAPGVFVAGDAGRGQSLIVWAIAEGRAAAAAVDRYLMGDTALPAPVRPTDVAIGLQRA; via the coding sequence GTGGCTGATCCCAAGGGCTTCCTGAAGACCACGGAGCGCGAGCTGCCCAAGCGGCGCCCCGTCCCCGTTCGCATCATGGACTGGCGCGAGGTGTACGAGCCCGGCGACAGCGCTGTGCTCCGCCGTCAGGCAGGGCGCTGCATGGACTGCGGCGTGCCCTTCTGCCACCAGGGGTGCCCGCTCGGCAACCTCATCCCGGAGTGGAACGACCTGATGTGGCGCGGCGAAGGTCGCTCGGCCATCGAGCGGCTGCACGCGACGAACAACTTCCCGGAGTTCACCGGCCGGCTCTGCCCCGCGCCCTGCGAGAGCTCGTGCGTGCTGGGCATCAATCAGCCGCCCGTGACGATCAAGCAGATCGAGGTCTCGACGATCGACGAGGCCTTCGCCAACGGCTGGGTCGAGGCCGAGCCGCCGGGACGCCTGACGGGCAAGACCGTCGCGGTCGTCGGATCCGGGCCGGCCGGACTGGCCGCCGCGCAGCAGCTCACGCGCGCCGGGCACACCGTGGCCGTCTACGAGCGGGACGACCGCATCGGCGGGCTGCTGCGCTACGGCATCCCGGACTTCAAGATGGAGAAGCGCCACATCGAGGCACGCCTCCGTCAGATGCAGGACGAGGGCACCCGTTTCCGCGCCGGGGTCGAGATCGGCAAGGACATCTCCTGGGACGCGCTGCGTGCGCGCTACGACGCCGTCGTGGTCGCCACCGGCGCGACCCTGCCGCGCGACCTGGCCATCCCCGGACGTGACCTCGCCGGTGTGCACTTCGCGATGGAGTACCTCGTCGAGTCGAACAAGGCCGTCGCCGGTGACCAGGTCGCCAACCAGATCCACGCCGAGGGCAAGCACGTCGTCGTCATCGGCGGCGGCGACACCGGAGCGGACTGCATCGGAACGGCGCATCGGCAGGGGGCGCTCAGCGTCACCAACCTGGCGATCGGCAAGCAGCCGCCGTCCGACCGGCCCGAGCACCAGCCCTGGCCCATGATGCCGACGATCTTCGAGGTCGCCTCGGCGCACGAGGAGGGCGGGGAGCGCAGCTACCTCGCCTCGACCGTGGAGTTCCTCTCGAACGAGGCGGGCGAAGTGCGTGCGCTGCGCGTGGCCGAGACCGAGTTCGTCGACGGACGCCGCGTCGCCAAGAGCGGCACCGAGCGGGAGATCCCGGCCGACCTCGTGCTCATCGCGATGGGTTTCACCGGCCCGGAGCGCTCGGAGCTCGAGGCCCAGCTCGGTACCGTTTTCACTGATCGTGGCAACGTCGACCGTGCCGACGACTACCAGACGACCGCGCCCGGCGTGTTCGTCGCGGGAGACGCCGGCCGGGGGCAGTCGCTCATCGTATGGGCGATCGCCGAGGGGCGGGCGGCTGCGGCCGCCGTCGACCGGTACCTCATGGGCGACACGGCCCTGCCGGCACCGGTGCGTCCGACGGACGTCGCGATCGGGCTCCAGCGGGCATAG